A section of the Vicinamibacterales bacterium genome encodes:
- a CDS encoding methylated-DNA--[protein]-cysteine S-methyltransferase — translation MTRTVDYVWQDSPVGRLLIAADDTGLRQVLFAEGRSLVQPQAGWREDASRLAEAIRQLEAYFAGSLREFTLPLAPEGTPFQQRVWRELLNIPYGDTISYGELARRIGNPNGSRAVGLANGSNPISIVIPCHRVIGSNGKLTGYGGGLKNKEWLLALERGEFGLKP, via the coding sequence ATGACTCGAACTGTTGACTACGTCTGGCAGGATAGCCCCGTCGGCAGACTGCTCATCGCGGCGGACGACACAGGCCTGCGCCAGGTGCTGTTCGCCGAAGGACGATCCCTGGTGCAGCCGCAGGCCGGCTGGCGCGAGGATGCGAGCCGCCTCGCCGAGGCGATCCGCCAGTTGGAGGCCTATTTCGCGGGTAGTCTCCGCGAGTTCACGCTCCCCCTCGCGCCCGAGGGCACGCCGTTCCAGCAGCGCGTCTGGCGCGAACTCCTGAACATCCCGTACGGCGACACGATTTCGTACGGGGAACTGGCGCGTCGCATCGGAAATCCCAACGGCTCACGCGCGGTCGGACTGGCGAATGGCTCCAACCCGATCTCGATCGTCATCCCCTGTCACCGCGTCATTGGCAGCAACGGGAAGTTGACCGGCTACGGCGGTGGGCTGAAGAACAAGGAGTGGCTCCTCGCGCTCGAACGGGGCGAGTTTGGACTGAAACCTTGA
- a CDS encoding AlkA N-terminal domain-containing protein produces MQIDRATCRQARLARDVRFDGRFFIGVRTTGVFCRPICPAVSPAERNVDYYPTAAAAAEAGFRACLRCRPECAPGTPAWVGDSTTVGRALRLIGDGALEAGGVEKLAERLGVGDRHLRRLFVEHLGASPIAVAQTRRLLSAKRLIDETDMPLTAIAMSAGYGSIRRFNAAFLGSYGRSPRELREARTGRGVSAQSVRPRLHGGSPPRYLFQLRYRPPFDWDALLGFLAPRAIPGVESVMEGSYRRTFQIGDDVGWLEVASRGVGALRLTIDISNPAHLLLIVTRVRRMLDLDADPMAIDGQLGRDALLGPLVKRRPGLRVPGTWDGFELGVRAIFGQQVSVAAATTLAGRLVAAFGRPLPREVPGLTHTFPSPEVLADARAAEFGVPATRGEAIGGFARAVANGELSFGGEMDPAVFRVRVRLLFGIGEWTAEYMALRALGDPDAFPSGDLGLLKAAKRRSARELAALADAWRPWRAYAAMHLWTAGGSRV; encoded by the coding sequence ATGCAGATCGACCGAGCAACCTGCCGCCAGGCCCGCCTCGCGCGGGATGTCCGCTTCGACGGACGGTTCTTCATCGGTGTCAGGACCACGGGCGTCTTCTGCCGGCCGATCTGCCCGGCGGTCTCGCCTGCCGAGCGGAACGTGGACTACTACCCAACGGCCGCCGCCGCGGCCGAGGCCGGGTTCCGCGCGTGTCTGCGCTGCCGGCCCGAGTGCGCGCCCGGAACGCCCGCCTGGGTGGGCGATTCGACGACGGTCGGCCGGGCGTTGCGCCTGATCGGAGACGGCGCACTCGAGGCGGGCGGGGTGGAGAAACTGGCCGAGCGTCTGGGCGTCGGCGATCGGCACCTGAGGCGGCTCTTCGTCGAGCATCTGGGCGCGAGTCCGATCGCGGTGGCACAGACCCGCCGGCTGCTTTCGGCGAAGCGGCTGATCGACGAGACCGACATGCCGCTGACGGCGATTGCCATGTCGGCAGGGTACGGCAGCATCCGGCGTTTCAACGCGGCGTTCCTCGGGAGCTACGGGCGAAGTCCGCGCGAACTGCGTGAGGCGAGGACTGGACGCGGCGTATCGGCTCAAAGCGTCCGGCCGCGGTTGCACGGCGGGTCGCCGCCCCGCTACCTGTTTCAGCTCCGGTATCGTCCGCCGTTCGACTGGGACGCGCTCCTTGGGTTCCTGGCGCCGCGCGCAATTCCCGGCGTCGAGTCGGTGATGGAGGGCAGCTACCGCCGGACGTTCCAAATTGGGGACGATGTCGGATGGCTGGAAGTCGCATCTCGAGGGGTTGGCGCGCTGAGGCTCACGATCGACATTTCGAACCCGGCACACCTGCTGCTCATCGTCACCCGCGTGCGCCGCATGCTCGACCTCGACGCCGACCCCATGGCGATCGACGGACAGCTTGGCCGCGACGCGCTCCTCGGCCCGCTGGTGAAGCGGCGGCCCGGCCTGCGCGTGCCCGGCACCTGGGACGGATTCGAACTCGGCGTTCGCGCGATATTCGGGCAGCAGGTCAGCGTCGCGGCGGCAACCACGCTCGCCGGGCGCCTGGTTGCAGCATTCGGCCGGCCACTGCCTCGAGAAGTTCCGGGCCTGACGCATACATTTCCCTCACCCGAGGTGCTGGCAGACGCTCGCGCTGCGGAGTTCGGTGTGCCGGCGACGAGAGGTGAGGCGATTGGCGGGTTTGCGCGGGCGGTGGCGAATGGCGAGCTCTCGTTTGGTGGCGAAATGGATCCGGCGGTGTTTCGCGTTCGCGTTCGGTTGCTGTTCGGCATCGGCGAATGGACCGCCGAGTACATGGCGCTTCGGGCACTCGGCGATCCTGACGCGTTTCCTTCAGGCGACCTGGGGCTGCTTAAGGCGGCGAAGCGGAGATCGGCACGAGAACTTGCGGCGCTTGCCGACGCGTGGCGGCCCTGGCGCGCCTACGCGGCCATGCACCTGTGGACGGCCGGAGGATCGCGGGTCTGA